A region of Pan troglodytes isolate AG18354 chromosome 23, NHGRI_mPanTro3-v2.0_pri, whole genome shotgun sequence DNA encodes the following proteins:
- the LOC458861 gene encoding small ribosomal subunit protein uS4-like translates to MPVVRSWVCRKTYVTPRRSFEKSRLDQELKLIGEYGLRNKREVWRVKFTLAKIRKAARELLTLDEKDPRRLFEGNALLRRLVRIGVLDEGKMKLDYILGLKIEDFLERRLQTQVFKLGLAKSIHHARVLIRQRHIRVRKQVVNIPSFIVRLDSQKHIDFSLCSPHGGGRPGRVKRKNAKKGQGGAGAGDHKEED, encoded by the coding sequence ATGCCAGTGGTCCGGAGCTGGGTTTGTCGCAAAACTTACGTGACCCCGCGGAGATCCTTTGAGAAATCTCGTCTCGACCAAGAGCTGAAGCTGATCGGCGAGTATGGGCTCAGGAACAAACGTGAGGTCTGGAGGGTCAAATTTACCCTGGCCAAGATCCGCAAGGCCGCCCGGGAACTGCTGACGCTTGATGAGAAGGACCCACGGCGTCTGTTCGAAGGCAATGCCCTGCTGCGGCGGCTGGTCCGCATTGGGGTGCTGGATGAGGGCAAGATGAAGCTGGATTACATCCTGGGCCTGAAGATAGAGGATTTCTTAGAGAGACGCCTACAGACCCAGGTCTTCAAGCTGGGCTTGGCCAAGTCCATCCACCACGCTCGCGTGCTGATCCGCCAGCGCCATATCAGGGTCCGCAAGCAGGTGGTGAACATCCCGTCCTTCATTGTCCGCCTGGATTCCCAGAAGCACATCGACTTCTCTCTGTGCTCTCCCCATGGGGGTGGCCGCCCGGGCCGCGTGAAGAGGAAGAATGCCAAGAAGggccagggtggggctggggctggggaccaCAAGGAGGAGGATTAA